From the Ruminiclostridium josui JCM 17888 genome, one window contains:
- a CDS encoding universal stress protein: protein MKSTASNILVCVTQQKTCERLIKKALEFSSDGDSLFIIHVAKNDWSFLDNDKEGEALEYLFGIAKSVGANLTVLRSDDIVDTIVSYSLDNNIDMLVMGDSKGDHSENYFYKALKARLDKVNIHVVPN from the coding sequence TTGAAATCGACTGCCAGTAATATTTTGGTTTGTGTAACACAACAAAAAACTTGCGAAAGACTTATTAAAAAGGCATTAGAATTCTCAAGTGACGGGGATTCCCTGTTTATAATACACGTAGCAAAAAATGACTGGAGTTTCCTTGATAATGATAAAGAAGGGGAAGCACTAGAGTATCTTTTCGGTATTGCAAAATCAGTCGGTGCCAATCTGACGGTTTTAAGGTCTGATGATATTGTAGATACCATTGTATCCTATTCTTTGGATAACAATATAGATATGCTGGTCATGGGTGATTCCAAAGGAGATCACAGCGAAAACTACTTTTATAAGGCTTTAAAAGCTAGATTGGATAAGGTCAATATACATGTTGTACCTAACTAA
- a CDS encoding HU family DNA-binding protein has translation MNKSDLINSIATKSGLNKKNSEAALNAFISSVEETLKAGDKVTLVGFGTFEVRERAARKGRNPQTKEEITIPASKAPVFKAGKGLKDNVNA, from the coding sequence ATGAATAAATCAGATTTAATCAATTCCATCGCCACAAAGTCAGGCTTAAATAAGAAAAATAGTGAAGCTGCTTTGAACGCTTTCATTTCTTCAGTAGAAGAAACTCTTAAAGCTGGCGATAAAGTTACATTAGTTGGATTCGGAACTTTCGAAGTAAGGGAAAGAGCTGCTAGAAAAGGCAGAAATCCTCAGACTAAGGAAGAAATTACTATTCCAGCTTCCAAGGCTCCAGTATTTAAGGCTGGAAAAGGTTTAAAGGATAACGTAAACGCTTAA
- a CDS encoding response regulator encodes MRKIRILIADDNQLAAQTLRDNLAEHEDLEVTNIAKDGFQTIEFIEKDLPDVVLLDLIMPKLDGIGVLEYAKTLTKESRPVFIIFSAISQEIYISRAMNLGANYYIIKPFDESVIATRVRQLYSDSERAQIGKSQYTYNKSNNYKQKNQTDNELKLLATKYMRECGLKAHMTGYSYIRDIITASFDYYCKTGSLPKGVYRTIAEKNGVPVQKVERAIRNCIEKGIDDNENAKKPTNSQVICRIIDKIRKNN; translated from the coding sequence ATGCGTAAGATAAGGATTTTAATTGCTGACGACAATCAGTTGGCTGCACAGACATTAAGGGATAATTTGGCAGAACACGAAGACTTAGAGGTAACCAACATAGCAAAAGATGGGTTTCAAACAATTGAGTTTATAGAAAAGGATTTACCCGACGTAGTTTTATTAGACCTAATTATGCCAAAACTGGATGGTATAGGCGTACTAGAATATGCCAAAACATTAACAAAGGAAAGCAGACCCGTATTTATCATTTTTTCAGCAATAAGTCAGGAAATTTATATTTCAAGAGCTATGAATCTTGGGGCAAATTATTACATAATTAAGCCCTTTGATGAAAGCGTTATTGCTACTAGAGTAAGGCAATTATATTCTGATTCTGAAAGAGCTCAAATTGGAAAAAGTCAATATACATATAATAAGTCGAACAATTATAAACAAAAAAATCAAACAGATAATGAATTAAAACTTCTTGCAACAAAATATATGAGAGAATGTGGCCTGAAAGCTCACATGACCGGGTATTCATATATCAGAGATATAATAACGGCATCTTTTGATTATTATTGTAAAACCGGCTCTTTACCGAAAGGTGTATATAGGACAATAGCCGAAAAGAACGGTGTTCCTGTTCAAAAAGTTGAGAGAGCAATAAGAAATTGCATCGAAAAAGGAATTGATGACAACGAAAATGCTAAAAAACCAACAAACTCACAAGTTATATGCCGGATAATCGATAAGATAAGAAAAAATAACTAA
- a CDS encoding shikimate kinase codes for MIESPKNIVLIGMPGSGKTTVGEKLSERLGYTFIDTDQLICELTGKTPRRLVEEDGLEYFMKVQDEAVLSIKDNTCIISTGGGLVHSEISMNYLKSIGFIIYLDTKYDIIKERMDSSRKLVRTAETLLELYNNRVPLYQKYADLVVNCDSADPDTVSGTILGAISSK; via the coding sequence ATGATAGAGTCTCCCAAAAATATAGTATTGATAGGCATGCCTGGAAGCGGTAAGACGACAGTTGGGGAAAAATTGTCGGAAAGACTTGGGTACACATTTATTGATACTGACCAGCTTATATGTGAACTGACAGGTAAAACCCCCAGACGGCTTGTGGAAGAAGATGGTCTTGAATATTTTATGAAAGTTCAGGATGAAGCAGTTCTTTCGATAAAGGATAATACTTGTATAATATCAACAGGTGGAGGACTTGTTCATAGTGAAATTTCCATGAATTATTTAAAAAGCATCGGATTTATTATATATTTGGATACAAAGTATGATATTATTAAAGAGAGAATGGATTCATCAAGAAAGTTAGTTAGAACAGCGGAAACCTTACTTGAGTTGTATAATAATAGAGTTCCTTTGTACCAAAAATATGCAGATCTAGTCGTAAATTGTGACTCTGCAGATCCTGATACAGTTTCAGGGACGATACTTGGGGCCATATCTTCAAAATAA
- the aroC gene encoding chorismate synthase, with amino-acid sequence MLGNTFGRLFRVTTCGESYSGAFRKNPNIPPELWGGLAVIVDGVPAGLKVTSQIIQEELDKRKPGQSQLHTPRAEADKVYIFSGVMQDDRTTGAPVCMIIPSSDIGDYHIEQHKGNKDLLRPGQAAYTYYKKYGEHSDYLGAGRASARETVARVAGGAIAKIILDSMGIDVIAFTIESHGIKAGPFSYETAKQNYRTNEINCPDPEIAKLMIEDLLQVKKEGDSCGGVVEIIAKGVPAGLGEPVFDKLSATIAHGIMSIGGVKGIEIGEGFGVTSKKGSECNDTPYYDEDTGRIRFKTNRAGGMLGGISNGEEIRIRVAVKPTPTILKDQLTVNVSTLEPVTHKFASRSDPSLVPRIYPICEAMVRMALVDSILMASGSRSITDMDSRWDKL; translated from the coding sequence ATGTTAGGAAATACATTTGGAAGATTATTCAGAGTTACAACATGCGGTGAATCATATTCAGGTGCTTTTAGAAAAAATCCGAATATTCCCCCTGAACTGTGGGGAGGACTGGCAGTAATAGTTGACGGTGTTCCGGCAGGGTTGAAAGTAACTTCTCAAATTATACAGGAAGAATTGGATAAAAGAAAACCTGGACAGTCTCAGCTTCACACTCCAAGAGCGGAAGCGGACAAAGTATATATTTTTTCAGGAGTAATGCAGGATGACAGAACAACGGGTGCACCTGTGTGTATGATTATACCAAGCAGTGATATAGGAGATTACCATATAGAACAACACAAAGGAAATAAAGATTTGCTAAGACCTGGGCAGGCAGCATATACCTATTATAAAAAATATGGGGAACATTCTGACTATCTTGGAGCAGGAAGGGCATCAGCACGTGAAACAGTTGCAAGAGTAGCAGGAGGAGCTATAGCGAAAATAATTCTAGATAGTATGGGGATTGATGTAATAGCGTTTACAATCGAATCTCATGGTATAAAAGCAGGTCCATTTTCATATGAAACTGCCAAACAGAATTATCGAACAAATGAGATAAATTGTCCTGACCCAGAAATAGCAAAGCTTATGATTGAAGATTTGCTTCAGGTAAAAAAAGAAGGAGATTCCTGTGGAGGTGTTGTGGAGATAATAGCAAAGGGAGTACCAGCAGGACTTGGAGAACCTGTTTTTGACAAGTTAAGTGCTACGATTGCACATGGAATTATGTCTATTGGAGGGGTCAAAGGAATTGAGATTGGAGAAGGCTTTGGAGTAACGTCAAAAAAGGGTTCAGAATGTAATGATACACCTTATTACGATGAGGATACAGGACGAATCAGATTTAAAACAAACAGAGCAGGCGGTATGCTTGGAGGAATATCAAATGGTGAAGAGATAAGAATACGTGTTGCTGTTAAACCGACACCAACTATTTTAAAGGATCAACTGACAGTAAATGTATCGACTCTTGAACCAGTTACCCATAAATTTGCATCAAGAAGTGACCCTTCGCTGGTACCGAGAATATACCCTATTTGTGAAGCCATGGTTAGAATGGCGTTGGTAGATAGTATACTGATGGCCTCTGGAAGCAGAAGTATAACTGATATGGATAGCAGGTGGGATAAGCTATGA
- the aroA gene encoding 3-phosphoshikimate 1-carboxyvinyltransferase, which yields MFLKVEKSDLSGNINIPGSKSHTIRSLFLAGLAKGTSTIRNPLLSADAISAVHVCRAFGSTYDLNEESYTVNGIGAYPQVPENVIDVGNSGTSLRLGLMTAALVEGCTVFTGDYQIRKRQIGPLVKAINNLGGTAFTTRGNESAPVVIKGRATGGFTELDSVTSQYLSSILLNAPLLEKDTHVKITRLNEIPYVEITLWWLDKLGIKYSHNLMKEFFIPGSQQYKPFECTIPGDFSSATFFMVHAAISGNELVLTNLDMSDPQGDKAVLGILEDMGAEIKYDDKKVKIKGKSLKGREIDMNSIPDALPAMAVAACFAKGETRLVNVPQARLKETDRISVMCSELTKMGADISELPDGLIIRESKLHGTSVNGHDDHRVVMSLAIAGLNCEGETIIDTAEAMNVTYPGFVESVKSCGGKIQLI from the coding sequence ATGTTTTTAAAGGTAGAAAAATCAGATCTTTCGGGTAATATAAACATACCCGGGTCGAAGTCCCACACTATAAGATCATTATTTCTGGCAGGGCTGGCAAAGGGTACAAGCACTATCAGAAATCCTTTGCTTTCGGCAGATGCAATATCTGCTGTCCATGTATGCAGGGCTTTTGGCTCAACTTATGATCTTAATGAAGAAAGCTATACGGTTAATGGAATTGGAGCATATCCACAGGTTCCGGAAAATGTTATTGATGTAGGTAATTCCGGAACAAGCCTCAGACTTGGGCTTATGACTGCTGCCCTCGTTGAGGGATGTACTGTTTTTACAGGCGATTATCAGATTCGTAAAAGACAGATTGGGCCTTTGGTAAAAGCCATAAATAATTTGGGAGGCACAGCGTTTACAACCAGAGGAAATGAGTCAGCACCTGTAGTTATTAAAGGAAGGGCCACAGGAGGTTTTACTGAACTTGATTCTGTCACGTCACAATACCTGTCTTCTATTTTGTTAAATGCTCCGCTGCTTGAAAAGGATACCCATGTAAAAATTACGCGTCTTAATGAAATACCTTACGTAGAAATTACATTGTGGTGGCTTGACAAGCTTGGTATCAAATATTCACACAACTTAATGAAAGAATTTTTCATACCGGGAAGCCAGCAATACAAACCTTTTGAATGTACAATTCCAGGAGATTTTTCGTCGGCGACATTCTTTATGGTGCATGCGGCAATATCCGGTAATGAGTTGGTTCTGACAAACCTTGACATGTCTGATCCTCAAGGAGATAAAGCTGTTCTTGGAATACTTGAGGATATGGGTGCAGAAATAAAATATGATGATAAAAAAGTAAAAATAAAAGGGAAGAGTCTTAAAGGAAGAGAAATCGATATGAATTCCATACCTGATGCTCTGCCCGCCATGGCTGTAGCAGCATGTTTTGCAAAAGGTGAAACCAGATTGGTTAATGTTCCTCAGGCAAGATTAAAGGAGACGGATAGAATAAGCGTAATGTGTTCTGAGCTTACCAAAATGGGGGCTGACATATCCGAACTCCCGGATGGATTGATTATACGTGAGAGTAAATTGCACGGAACTTCGGTAAATGGCCATGATGACCACAGAGTGGTAATGTCATTGGCAATAGCGGGCTTAAATTGCGAAGGAGAAACTATTATTGATACAGCAGAGGCAATGAATGTTACATATCCTGGCTTTGTTGAATCGGTAAAAAGCTGCGGCGGGAAAATTCAATTAATATAA
- a CDS encoding THUMP domain-containing class I SAM-dependent RNA methyltransferase, which produces MSKLQLIATSAFGIEAVTARELKKLGYLEQKVENGKVTFSGDESAICRTNLWLRTADRILLKMGEFKALSFEELFEKTKALPWDEIIPVDAEFPVEGKSIDSKLFSVPDCQAIVKKAVVEKLKQKYKCEWFEETGPRYRIEVALLKDIVTLTIDTSGAGLHKRGYRKLVGGAPLKETLACAMILISHWKKDRILLDPFCGSGTIPIEAAMIGRNIAPGLGREFDAEKWPTIPQSLWDDARDEAYDMMVEDQELRIHGSDIDENAMSLARYHAKKAGVEDAIHLQRLPMSEISSRYKYGIIICNPPYGERLGEREAVEDLYREMGKVFKKLETWSYYVITSNMDFEKLFSRRADKKRKLYNGRLLCNYYQFFGPPPPKQIINTQQ; this is translated from the coding sequence ATGAGCAAATTACAACTTATTGCTACATCCGCTTTTGGAATAGAAGCTGTAACGGCAAGAGAATTAAAAAAACTTGGATATTTAGAGCAGAAGGTAGAAAATGGGAAGGTTACATTTTCGGGGGATGAATCGGCTATTTGCAGAACTAATTTATGGCTTAGAACTGCAGACCGTATTTTGCTTAAAATGGGTGAGTTTAAGGCCTTGAGCTTTGAAGAATTATTCGAAAAAACCAAAGCCTTACCTTGGGATGAAATAATTCCAGTGGATGCGGAATTTCCAGTTGAAGGAAAGTCTATTGATTCGAAGCTTTTCAGTGTCCCTGATTGTCAGGCTATAGTAAAAAAAGCAGTTGTTGAAAAACTAAAACAAAAATATAAATGTGAATGGTTTGAAGAAACCGGACCCAGATATAGAATAGAAGTAGCATTACTAAAGGACATAGTTACTCTTACAATAGATACAAGTGGAGCAGGACTCCATAAAAGAGGCTATAGAAAGCTGGTAGGAGGTGCTCCACTAAAGGAGACTCTTGCTTGTGCCATGATTTTGATAAGTCATTGGAAGAAGGACAGGATTTTGTTGGACCCTTTTTGTGGAAGCGGGACTATTCCCATAGAAGCAGCTATGATAGGAAGAAACATTGCACCGGGCTTAGGTCGTGAATTTGATGCTGAAAAGTGGCCGACAATTCCCCAATCACTGTGGGATGATGCTCGAGACGAGGCGTATGATATGATGGTTGAGGATCAGGAACTTAGAATCCATGGTTCAGATATAGATGAGAATGCCATGAGCCTTGCTAGATACCATGCGAAAAAAGCTGGTGTTGAGGATGCCATACATCTTCAGAGGCTTCCCATGTCTGAAATAAGCTCAAGATATAAATACGGAATTATTATATGTAATCCTCCTTATGGTGAGAGACTTGGAGAGAGGGAAGCCGTAGAAGACCTCTACAGAGAAATGGGTAAAGTGTTTAAAAAGCTGGAAACCTGGTCCTATTATGTTATTACATCCAATATGGATTTTGAAAAACTATTTAGCAGAAGGGCAGATAAGAAACGCAAGTTATATAATGGAAGACTTCTTTGCAACTATTACCAATTTTTTGGACCGCCTCCACCGAAACAAATAATCAATACACAGCAGTAA